TTTCTTGTATTGTTCGCATATTTTTATTCTTAGGTGTATTTATTTTGGGGATTGTACTTGTTTCTTTCGTGTATGAAGAATTAGTGGGATGCAATGCTATCGAAAATTATCCTCCCCCAGATGAATCTTCTTTTCACAGATCATCCCTGGGTTTTGGGGTATATACAGACGCATCTCATTCATGGGATATTACTGATGAAGTACTTTATCAAATAGACGCTCAGTACAAGGAAATTTTAGGATGTTCTGAGGAGGTTCTCAATGCTGAGGTAGATATTAATATTGAACCGGCAGAGCGCCCGCCATCTCTTGTGGGTAACGGTTTCCATATGGATACCGGTTCTTATTCTCAGAAAATACATGCCGTAGAAGGAAGAGACGGCACGGGTTCCCTAGATGTGCAATCTGCTGTTATCGAGGAAGCGCGTCTCCTTACCGGGAAGATAGCAAGCGATTTCAAGATTGTTTTAGTGAGCAAGGATTCCTGCATTGGGGAAAAAGGAATTGAAGGTGCCTATAAATATCTTGGTGATACAATAACAATTTGGGCAAATCAATTAGGTGATGTACTTGGACATGAATGGGAGCATGTTATTGCGAGGGTGCTGGACCTCACAGAGGAAGATGAAGAGAAACTCTATTCGTGTACGCCGTGGATAGAGCATATAGATGTTGAATAAAGACTATCTCTTTTTCGTGTCGCCATGCCCCGGTTTTGGAACACGTTCAACCACATGAGTGGATTTTTGTCGGCGTGCTTTCTCCACTGTTGTGAATCTACCTGTTCCGGCATCACGACCACGTAGAGAAGTTTTTGATTTCTTACTCATAATGAAAGTGGCCTCCTAGATATATTATTTTCATTCTATCTACAAATGAGATTAGTGTCAAGTATTAAGGACTTTCAATATTTAAGGCCTTATGATAAACTTTACGTATGCACCCAATACAAGAAAAACTCCTGGAGCTCTCAAAGAGTAAGAATCTAGCGAAGATGAGCTTGCGGGAGATGGCACACGCTGTCGGCATGCCGAATGAATCACCCCAAAAAATTAAGCATCATTTATTGCAACTTCAGAAGAGGGGCTTTCTGACCATTGATAGGGCAAAGGGGATGATGGAACGCACTAGTAACCAGCCTAGCTGGGCTAAGGGCTTGCTCGAAAAGCCTAAAAGTCTCTTTTCAATTCCGATAGTGGGGGCTGCAAACTGCGGCCCTGCCAACATATTTGCAGAGCCGAATTATCAAGGTTTTTTGCGGGTGTCGAGCAAACTGGTGGGCCGGTCTAAGCCGGACGGGCTATATGCCATAAAAGCTGACGGCTCTTCGATGAATCGAGTCAATATTAAGGGTAAAGGTATTGATGATGGGGATTATGTGATTATTGACGGTAATGATAAAGTTGCTGAAGATAAAAATATTGTTGTGGCAATAATTGACGGCAGGGCAACCATTAAGCGATTCATAGATGACAAAAAGAACAAACAAGTTGTACTCATGGCCGATTCTTCATTTGATTATGGACCGATATATATTCATCCAGAAGATCAAATCAGTATATGTGGGAAAGTGATCGGGGTAATTAAAAGACCGAAAAATTGAAAGTGAAGAAACATCCTCGAATGGCGAAAGTTATTATAGGTTACTGTAATTGACCAGCTATCGACGATAATAGGAGCTTTTGAATGCCTTCGCGCCATGTTCAAGAGAGTAAGAGAATAATTCCTACAGAATATAAACTATGGAAAACGAAATAACTCCAAATGAAGATACGGGTCTAACGGATATACCGCAACTACAACGAAGAGAGGAAAACTTTAGAAGTCATATTACCAACAGGATTAGAGATCTTTTTGCTACTCTATTCTGGCTTTATGTTATTTTAAAGCTCTTCATCTTTGATATTGATTTGTTCTTGATAAACAAATTCTTCCCGAACTATTCCTGGTTATCGAATTTCAAATTATTCGTTTTGATCGGAAGCTTAGCAATCATTTGGTTATTCACTAAAAATAGGCATATTGTAACTTGGTCACTCTATATATTATTTTTTCCCCTTATAGTCATTTTTTGGAAAGTCCCAAGATTCGTGCTGAAACAAAAGAGTTGGATTTTTACGTTTGCAGTTATCAATGCTCTGCTTTCATTCATCAAGTCAATCAAATATAACTTTATTGTCCTAGCATTCTTTTTGGTATCAGTAGCTATAATTTTTAACTTTTCGGATCAAAAGTTATTATGGTTTTCTCTTTCAATGTTGTTCATTATACTTACTATAATTTATGTCCATAGATTCATTCTCGTATTCAAACCATCCAGCATATATCAAGCTCATATCAAAATTTTAACCAGAGTCAGAATGCAAGGATTAGCTCCTTTCGCTTTAGAGGAAAATATCAGAAATCTACCAGTAGAAAGCTTAGACAAGAAACAGTTAGAAAAATGGACCACTAGCTTACAAACCTCAGTATTATTTAACAGGGTTTGTCTCTTTACAGCAAAGAAGCTACGAAATTATCAAAATAGTGGCTTCGATGTAGTTTCTGATGTATTGACCATCATATTATTGATATTGATGACAGTATTCTCTTTTTCCATGATCAATTTTGGTCTTTATAAAATCAACCATGACGTTTTTACCCTTTCTACTTCGCCATCATTTTTTACTTTCTTTTATTACAGCTTTAACAATCTCTGGCTTAATTCAATCAATGAGGTTGTTCCAATTATGCCAGTTTCGCAAGTGACGTTTATGATTGAGTCACTGTTTTCTTTTTTCCTCATCGCTATATTCTTATCACTCTTGTTTTCAGTTAAAAGTAAGAGGCATGAAGAAGAACTAAATGAAGTTATTAGAGGTATTGAAGGGCAAGGAAAGGACATGGAACATTTTATAAAAGATGAATACAGAATTAATAGTATTGAAGATGCTATGGCTGAATTGGATAAATTGAAAGCCAGTCTAGCAAAATTCCTTTATAAAATTTCAGAGAGTATAAAATAATTCTAATCAACTGCAAGCTATATTTTTTATCAAATCTCACTTTTATCACTTCCCTATATTTTCCGAAGAGTGATTAAAACCGTTTGCAATAGATTTCAAATGATCACAACAGAAAATTTTGTTTCTATTCAACGAGCTTTTATTAGAGTCATAAGTTTCATATTTTTCATGGGTTTCCCGAAAATGGCACAAAAAGGTAAACAGGAATGAATTCGAAATCAAGTAACAACGATGGGGAGCATTCATCTGTACACTTTGGTAATCATTAGAGTATCATTTAATAGATGAACACTTACGAACAGATCTTTCCACCTATAGAAACAGTTCTAGACATGGAACCAGAAGAACTCGCTCCTTTAGTTTTGAAACATCTAAGTGAATCAGGACAGCAGAAACTAAATATACACAACTACACCTTAGACACTGACCCTGATTTTATTAAATGGGCTGGCGACAACCATAAACGCAGGCAAGAAGTATTACAAAGATTTATCGTAGCATGGAGGTGGCTCGAACGAGAGCTATTTATTGCTCCGCAACCGGGGGATATAAATTGGGTATTTATAACTCCGCGAGGTCGAGTAGTGCTTGAATCTCAGGATTTTGATACATATAGAAAAGGACATCTTTTGCCTTCTGAGGGCTTAGACCCGGTTCTAGTTAGAAAAGTAAAACAAGCGTTTATCAGGGGCGATTATGATACAGCTGTTTTCCAGGCATTTAAGGAAGTTGAAGTCAGAGTAAGGAATAAAGCAGGACTAAGTAATAGCGACATCGGGGTCAAGCTTATACGTAAAGCATTTAATCCCACTAATGGTGTGTTCACCGATAAAAGCATGGACGAGGGTGAACAAGCTGCTCGCATGGAACTTTTCACAGGTGCTATTGGCACTTATAAGAATCCTGCCAGTCATCGTGATGTTGCTCTTTCAGACCCCAGGGAAGCAGCGGATATAATCCACATTGCGAATCAGCTGTTACGAATTGTCGATTCAATTCAAAATTCTTAGTTCTGTGATAATAATTTGAACTCAGAAGATTTTTTAACCGCCGCCGCGAGAATGCCTCACCGAAAAACTGAAAAATCATTATTCGAAACAAATGCTTACTGCGCCAACCAAAATTGTACAGGAGGTGCGTTAGATACTACAAAAAGCTTGGCTACGTTACCTAAGTAAAGATATCATTCTTTTGATCGAATCAGCTAATTGCTTTGGTGTGAACAAGGGTCGATTTTGATTATCTCCATGATGAATTCGATTTCTAATATATGTCATTAAAGTCTCCTCTTGTATGTTACCGTTAGCATCTGTCCACTTTATCTCTTTTGATTGTCCGTTCGAGGTGAACCAGGCTTCGATGTCACAAACACGCTCAAACCCAATTTTATCTTGTAAGCTTGCGTAAAGATCATCATGAAACTCATTCGTTGGTAAGTTATATGCGAAGTAGCAAATTTCTCCCCACGATGGGCTCCATTGTAATAATCCAAACCATTTATCTTTTGCATCACGAACGCGTACTTTGTCATCATTTATCTCTGCAAGCAAAACCTTAATACCAGATCGCTCAAAGCAGTTTTTAAAGAAGAATGGTGAGTGGGTTGAAGCAAAGACTTGTGAGGTTTTAGAGATATGTTCTAAATGATGGGCAATCTTATCCTGTAATGTTGGGTGTAAATGAAGTTCTGGCTCATCAATAATTATACATATTTCACTTTTTGAAATACGTGCTAGTGTCTCCAAAAAAACTAGAGCAGTAATCATTTCTATACCGCTCCCTGCTAATTGGATTGGGAGTTCAAACCCGTCAAAACGTTTTACGACCTCCGCAGTGTCATATGGAGTCAAGGTTTTGATTAAACTCAAATCAATGGGTGGTATATCCAACCTCTTAAGAGTCTTGTTGGTTTCTTCGATAGTACTTTTAAGAGTATCGCCGCCGGTATTATCATAGACATGTTTTTCCAAATCAGCTCGTTTATGTTTGAACTTTTCCGCATCTTCTTTGACACGTTCATTCTTCTCAAATCTCCAATTCAGGTCGTCTATTATATTTGATATTGATGTCTTAAATCTCTTTTGTAAATGTTTACCTCTGTCTCTACCGAAATAAAATGCTTTTGGCACTTCTGATGAGGCGTAGGACAAAGCCAAATGCCGCGCTGTAACTTTTAATTCACTTCCTGATTTTCTAGTTATGCTCCATCCTTCTTCACCCTTTTCTTCAATTGGCAGATAATGATGTTCTGCTACAACTAGATCATTAAAGGCTTTTCCTGGGGCAGACCTATCGCGTTTCTTTGCAGTTAGCGCGATTCCATTGCATTGTATTGTTTGTGCGTTTCCATATAAATCGGGGATGGAGACATTAAAAGGTTCTTCAAAAAAAGTTTTAATTTCTATTGGCTTGTCGCTTCCAAGGTAGAAATCTTTGATCGATAATCGTGAGGCTGCATAGCTAGATGATAAGCACAAATTAATTGCTTCTAGAATTGCAGTTTTCGATGTGCCATTATCTCCAATAAACAGGTTAAAATTTTCGCACTCAAAAGATGTCGGCTCATCACCGCCAATCCCTCGGAAATTTTTTACTGATACTGTTTTTATCTTCATCTAAACTTGCATACAATTGATTAATGCTTTCGAGAAACAGAACCTGTTTCGAATTTAGATGACCGGGGCTTTGTCCCTATCATCACTACAATAAGATTACATTAGCTTATCCGCGGGTAGAATAGTGTGTTAAATAATAGATTATTTTCAGATAGCTGTCCATTAAAACAAAATAAGCCCCATTAAATTGGAGATGAGAGGTTGGACCATCTATATTTACCCGTGTTCAGCTTATTTCCAAATAAAGCAGATCAAGATTCCCCTTAGAAATCTTGCCTAAAAAGGTAAATTTAGCTGTTTTATTGTGTACAAACTGTCTCAGGTATCTGGCATGCTTTAAGAGTCAAATTTCCCCACCTACCTTTAATTTTCCTTTTGGATATTCTGGGAAGTATAAAAATTAAATATCACGCCGCTTTTCTAAAATCTCTGAAATCAATAAGAGGTTTATTCTGTATGAGTTCATGTGTCTCAAAAACCCATTCTTCCCAGCGGTTCCAAGTTTTTAACATCATCTCCACATTGGTATATATTATTCACGTTCTTCCATGTTCCGTCTTGCGCGTCTTAACGGAATGGAGGTTCTACTGAACCAAACAGCATTAAATGAAAATTAAACCCATTCTCGAAAAAATAAGGTGCTATTCCGAGTCACTTCTGGTGGCAATTTTACGTCGTGGACGGAATACTATTTATGTCGAATCTAATATGAGAAAGTGGGTGAAAAAAGTTTTATTCTTCCTCAATCTATTCCTTATCTTTGTTCCGCCAATCATACTTGCAACTCCATTTCCGCCGTACATTGGTATCTATAAAATAGAACTTGTTCAGTTACAACCGGATGACCCTAAACCAACTGAAATTAGCATTCCTGAAAAAGCACAGTCACTTGGTGTCCCGTTCTTCTCAAAACTCACCGGTATAGAAGCCTATACACTTAAGACAGAAATCTGCCTGTGGAACAGAAATGACGTATTTCTGGGAGGTGAATATAAAAGTAAAAAAGCTTTATCTGATGGCGTCGAGGCAGGCGCAATGGAGATTAATATTGAATATGCCGATGGAGAAATATCCCCACTCTACTCTCCGAGAAATGAACTACGTTGTCTACCATTAAGAGATAATGCTGGAACCCCAACTTTAAAGAATAATCCGATAGTAAGAGGTCCAAATCCATTCGGGCAACCTATTGTTGAAGACACCGATAATGGTCCTATTGTAAAAATACCCGTGTACTCACAAGGTATTGATTCAAACAAAACAAGGATATTCGCAATACCGAATTTCAAGTCCAGAGAGTACCTTTTTAATTTAGTCCTATTTTTCTTGGCATGGAGCCTTCTGTATGTACACGCGATAAAAATTGGCAAGATAATAATAAACACATGGCGGTGGTCGAGAAAATAAGAGGTTCTAACATATTCCCGCAATCTACCCTAGACGACCCGCGATTCACATGTGCTACTAAATTCTTTTAGAGATCGTATATACTGCATATTCTCACAATCACACAAAGAGGTTCTAACGTCATTCATTAGGCTCCATAAATAAAAATAATCCTGTTTTAATGGGATTATTTTTATTTACAGGACTATGATGCGGAGGGGGAATTGAAGGGCGTAGGTATAATTTTGTTTTTGCGAAGCAGAAGGCAAAATTACCGAGCCGGGATCGCGAGATTTTCCCGCCAGGGAAAATACTTGTGACCAATTCCCAACTCATTGACAAAGCACCTTTATTTTAGTATTTTGTTTTTGGATGGTATTTATGGTCGGCATTTTTTGTTTGCCGTGCGTTCTCCATATTCGCAAGCAATCCTATGAAAACGAGAGAATATTTAAAATGAGAGGTGAGAAATGAATAAAGACGCAAAGAGGTTGCTGATTCTGGGAAGCATCGCAGCCATCGGCATTATTCTTCTGCTAGTTTTTTATCCATGCTAAACAAAAAAGCCCCCCTCGGGGCTTTTTATATTATTCGCGAATGACTGTGCCTCCGGCGTTTTCCCAATCCACAAGTCCTCCGATATTCTCTACATGGGTAAAGTCGTTTTGTTCGAGGATATCTTTTGCTCTTCCTGCGCGCGCTCCTCCTTTGCAGTATGCGTATATTGTTATGTCTTGTGATATGCTGGGGAGTTCTCCTGCTTGTAATCGTGCGAGGTCAAAGTGCGTGGAACCTGCCGCGTAGCCGTCGGTTTGCAATTCCGCATCTGTTCGTACATCTAAAAGAACCGCGGTGCCGTTGTTTACTTCTTCGGTAATGCGCGTAGGGTCAAGTCGAGGAGATTGTTCGTCGCCGGTGAAGCGAGGCAAGACAAAGGCGTAGACAAGATACCCCGCGGCAATGAGAGCAGGGATGGCAACAAGAGACTTTTTCATATAATGATTGTGTGTGAGATTGATAAAAGAGGCCTTTCTTTGATTGTATATCGGACAAACTCTACACCTTTTTATTCTTGTGTATATGTGATATAGAAATAGTGGAATAAGAACCAAGGAGGTTGCTATGGACCTTTTACAATTTGAGAACGATATTCCGCAAGACGCGAAGCAGATACGCGCAACGCTTCAAAAAATAATCACGGATCATCATCTTGTTTTTAAGACGAATGAGTGGTGGAGAGCCCATGAGTTTCCGGTGAAAGAGGTTGTCACTATTCTCCAGAAAGGAGATTTGATGCGGCTTGATACTGTTGTTGACGAAACATATGGCTGCTGGAGATGCGATTACCTGACATACGGTCTTTTTTCAGAAATGCTTGAATCGGTAGACAGCGGGCTCCGGAGTTTTCTTCCGTCGGTGACCAAGGGGCTTGTGCGTTATGCTATTCATCAATTTGGCTCTGAAGAGCAGAAACAAAAATATATTCCCGGTCTTGCTGATGGTTCGCTTATCGGGTGTTTTGCGCTTACCGGTCCTCCCGGGGGTTCTAACCCGCAGGACATGGAGATGAAGGCACGCATGACGCCGGATAAAAAGCATATTGCGCTCGATGGGAGCAAGATCTGGATTACAAACGGCTCTGTCGCGGATATAGCAATCGTGTGGGCGAGTCTCGGGGCGCGTTATAAAAAATTGCCGGAGATTCGTGCGTTCATCGTAGAGCGCGGCGAGAAGGGATTTACACAACAAGAAATGAAACATAAGGGAACACTCTGTGCATCAAACACCGGGCAGCTTTTTTTTGAGAACTGCTGTCTGCCGAAAGAAGCGATGCTCCCCGGAACGGAAAAGGGAATCAGTGCCGCATACGAATGCTTAAACCAGGCGCGGTTTTCTATCGGGTGGGGTGTTATAGGAGCGGCAAAAGCATGTTTCGCCGAAGCACTTACATTTGCGGGGGGCCGTTCATTCTTCAATATTGAGCGGGACATTATAAGTCAGCCGCTCAAGAAGAAGCAGATCATGCAGGCGTATTTCGCGGATATGGGTGCGCGGATAAGTTCTATGGAGGCGCGGGCATGGCGTGTTGCCCGTTTGATAGATGAGAAGGGGGGCATTACACGCAATCTTGCAGAAGCAATTTCGTTTTTAAAATGGCAAAATGTTGCGGATGCAAGACAGGTGGCGAATACCGCGCGGCGCATTCTTGCATCAAACGCATATCAGATAGAAGGAACCAACGAAACATATCGGCATTACATTAATTTAGATGCAGTAGAAACATACGAAGGCACGCCCGAGATACATCAGCTTATTTTGGGCAATTATTTCACAGCATGAATACAAAAACGGAGCATTGCGCTCCGTTTTTTATTTTGAGGAGCAGTGGTTCGGCTATTGACTTTTTCTAAAAAATATGATATTATGGCACCCAGTAAACGCAATTTTAAAAATAGAAAAAACATAAACAGGAGGCATGCAAATGCCAAGAAAATCTGCAAGCAAAATGCCGGATACTGTTGCAATGACGGTTAAATTACCACAATTAAAAGCTGCGGGAGGGTTGGTGTA
This Candidatus Niyogibacteria bacterium CG10_big_fil_rev_8_21_14_0_10_46_36 DNA region includes the following protein-coding sequences:
- a CDS encoding TIGR02391 family protein, whose amino-acid sequence is MNTYEQIFPPIETVLDMEPEELAPLVLKHLSESGQQKLNIHNYTLDTDPDFIKWAGDNHKRRQEVLQRFIVAWRWLERELFIAPQPGDINWVFITPRGRVVLESQDFDTYRKGHLLPSEGLDPVLVRKVKQAFIRGDYDTAVFQAFKEVEVRVRNKAGLSNSDIGVKLIRKAFNPTNGVFTDKSMDEGEQAARMELFTGAIGTYKNPASHRDVALSDPREAADIIHIANQLLRIVDSIQNS
- a CDS encoding acyl-CoA dehydrogenase; its protein translation is MDLLQFENDIPQDAKQIRATLQKIITDHHLVFKTNEWWRAHEFPVKEVVTILQKGDLMRLDTVVDETYGCWRCDYLTYGLFSEMLESVDSGLRSFLPSVTKGLVRYAIHQFGSEEQKQKYIPGLADGSLIGCFALTGPPGGSNPQDMEMKARMTPDKKHIALDGSKIWITNGSVADIAIVWASLGARYKKLPEIRAFIVERGEKGFTQQEMKHKGTLCASNTGQLFFENCCLPKEAMLPGTEKGISAAYECLNQARFSIGWGVIGAAKACFAEALTFAGGRSFFNIERDIISQPLKKKQIMQAYFADMGARISSMEARAWRVARLIDEKGGITRNLAEAISFLKWQNVADARQVANTARRILASNAYQIEGTNETYRHYINLDAVETYEGTPEIHQLILGNYFTA